CGACACCCGCCACCACAGCGCTCTTGAATGCTCCGCTTGCCCCCAGCCCGCGTCCCGTGATGTAGATGGTAGCGGTCAGCAGCAGGCCCAACAGGGCCCCCGCCAGATACGGATTCATATATGGTCTCGGTTTCATGACACGTTCTCCTCTGAGATCACCGTTCCAGTGGTGTGCGGCGTTGCGTCCGGTCCGGCGGTATGGTCTGCAAGATCTTCGACACCCGTCAGCATTGCTTTCAAATTGGAGGTCGCGGTCTCGCCCGTGGTAATGAGGTACAGATGTCCGACCACAAAGGAGAGCAGGAGGAATGCGCCGATGGTGTGCGCGATCGCAATGACCTCCAGCGACTCGATGTTCAGCGCTGCGATCCCGTACTGCTGGGGATAGCGGTACAGCATGTACAGCAGCCCCGAAGTGACGATGATGGGGATGACAAGCACCTTCAACCCGAAGTACGTGATCTTCTGGAGCGGATTCAGTTTACTGAGCACCGTCTTCCTCGTTGGATGCGGTGCATTCCGGAAGATCCCGAACAGATAGTAGTTGAGCTGGGAGCGGATGTTCTTGAGACTCGGCACATATTGCCGCCACTCACCCGTCGTCAGGTGCCAGAAGATGGCGAACACGATCAGCAGGAGGAGCATGATCGCTGCAACGTTGTGGTACCGGACCGCATCCCGGAATCCGAAGAACGTGTAGGCCCCATGGATCTCGAACCCGGTGAATCCCAGGAAGAAGATCAGGACCGCCTGCAGCCAGTGCCAGAACCGTTCAAATGCCTTGTAGACCACCACCGATCGTGTGCTCATTGTGCACCTCCTCCTGTGTGCCCTGAGTGCCAGAACCATTCGAATGGAGCCGTGGACCACGACCCCTGCCAGGGTGAGGATCAGAAGCCAAATGCCCCCGGTCTCCACCAGATCCGAATAGTCCCGGCCGGGCATGTAGAAATCCGTCAGGGATGCGAGTCTGCCGTTCGTGCGCGCGTGGCACTCGGCGCAAGGAACGGTCTCCTGCTTCGATGAGACCATATGGTTCACCGGCCAGTACATCGAAGTCGTGATGAATGAGATCTTGCCGCTGAAGGGCAAGCCGACATCCTTCATGCCGGCTGTCGCTGCAGTGGACCAGTCGAAGTCCTTCCAGAACGCCCCCTCTCCCTGCTTGTCGGCATACAGCTTCGGCTGGATGAGGATCCGGTTGACCGGATCGAATGGCTGCCGGGCCCGGTGGATCTTCACGGGAATGATCTTGGACGACACATCCGCATACGACCCGTGCAACTGGTTCAGGACGAGGGCCCGCGTGGTATCATCGACCCTGTCCCCCAACAGATAGTGCGATGCGGTGCCGTTGAACCAGGCATACTCGGGCGTGACATTTTTGGCCCATTGAAAGCTCCCCTTGATCGACATGTACGCGTGATTGCCCATGCTGTCTTCTTCGACGAAGGGCTGGCCAGCCTTGAGGCGCCCGGCCGTCGACCAGTCCCAGAACATCTTTGTTGCATTGTCCTTCGCATAGGTCGGGATGTGACAACTCTGACATGCCACCTTGAGCGTGTGTTCGTTCAGGATCTCATCCGCGTGCGGTGTCTCGGTATGACACTGTTCGCACGTGGCACGATGTTGATTCGTGGACGCCAGCGAATAGAGTTTGCCGGCTATGACATGCTTTTCGGTCTGGTGACAATCCACACAGACCATGTTCATCCCATCCGTTCCCATATGGATGTCGGTGGCCGCCGCCGGCTCGAACATCGACATCTCCAGGTCGCCATGTTTGACGTTGTTCCCACCTCCCCCGAAGAAGTGGCACACACCGCAATTCGCCCTGCGGGGCCTGCCGATATGCTCCGCGATCGCCCTCAGGTCCAACGTGGGCTCCGGCGCGCCTCCTTTCTCGGGGGCCTTCGCGTACGTCTCCGTATTGTCGTGACAGACAAGGCAGTCGATGTTGGTGGAGTCCGTGAAGACCTTCCCCCGCGCATCCATGCCATAGCCGATATGACACTTTGCACAGCTCTGCTCGTTGCCGCGCGTTCCGATGCAGAAATTGTTGATGGCGTTCTTCTTGCCGAGGTAGACGACGCCCCGGCCGGCGATGTACTCTTCCCGTTCCCAGTTCCAGTGATTCGACTCCATGACTTCCGTATGGCGCTGATTGTGGCAGGCGATGCACGCCGCCGTGACCTGCTGCGGAGAGGAAAAGACCTCCTGGAGAGACGGGAACAGCGCATGGTTCACAGAAGGGACCGGCTTCTTCGCGTACCGCTGCTTGAGTGTCATCAGGGTCGTGGCCTCTGATTCCTTCCGCGACAACGAGCCGACGGCAAGGAGGATGGCGAGACCAAGAAATGCCAGAATGAGGACGATCTTTTTCATCGTAACGCTTTCATGTGTTCGGACAGTACCAGGCACTGCACCCGGGGTCTCCCCTGTCCCCCGGCCGGACCGGGGTCACGGCCGGGGAGCAAAGGAAAGGACGGTCGGGTGCGCTCGTGTTAGTGCAGCATCCACGACAGGGAGATATGGAAGAGGTTCTCTCCCAGTTCACTCGTGCTGCCGTTGTACTCTTGCGCGATCTGACTCGCCGCCGCCGCGGTCTGCTTCTTGTTCAGCGCCATTTCATAGGCGACGTGTACGCTCAGCGGGCCCGCGATGTTCACGCTTGCGCCGGCCATGAGGTGGTTCTCCACGATCGCAGGGAAGACCGGAAAGATGGTTTCCTGAGGCACAGGGTTCGAGCCGTACGAATAGCCGGCACGCACCGTGAACATGCGCGACAGGTCATACTCGCCACCGAAGCGCACATTGTAGGAATCCTTCCATTGCATGGGGAAGAGGATCTCGAAGCTGCCGCTGTTCCCGAGCATGCGGTTGATGTTGACGTTGTTCCCATTGGACATCGACAGCGTCATATTGTCGAAGGCGCTGGCCCAGTTGATCCACTCGGCCTCCGCGGAAATGCGTAACTGTGGCGCCAGCTTCCATGAGAACCCCGCGCCGATCGATTGCGGGAACTTCAACGTCACATTGAGGTCGTAGGCCGCCACAACACCTTTCGTCATGTCGATCCCCATGCCGCCGAACTGCGCCATCACCGCTGCCTGTGCCTGCTGCTGGGTGGCCGTCGGATTGGCTGCCATGTAACCCTGCATCGCGCGGCCGAACGCATCATTCATCTGTGCGGTCATGTCCATCGATGCCTTGCCGCCTTTGTACGTCACACTGGTCGGCAGTGTGTAGGACACGCCGATGGAGAGGTCGTCGTTGAGATTGTACGCCATCCCGATCTTCCCCCCGAAACTGAATCCGGTGAGATCGCTCATGTCGGCCAACGCGGTCACTTCGGAATACCCAAACCCACCCATCGCCGGCGGCGCCGAGAAGAGTGCCCCGAAGGTCATCCCCGCGGGTACACCGTTCGGAATGCCCTGCATGATCGAGGGCTGAAGGCTGTAGGGCATTTTGAATTCGAGCTGACTGTACACCAGATGCGCGGAGACGCCGATGGACAACTGGGGCGTCAGCTTGTAGGCGATGCTGGGGCCACCCTGCATGACGGCAAGCTTCGAATGATACTCCTGTGCTGTCGGGAAGAGCTGGTGCTTGAGCGAAAAGTCCGCTCCCATCCCTCCCTGCGTGAAGACACCAACTCCCCAGGCAAGAGGAGCGTCGGGAGACTGATGCGCGTACGCGAGGCCAGGCATCGGGAAGTAGTTCGTCTTTCCTTCCACCTCGGAGTTGAGTATATTCGTGAACTTCAGGGACGGAACCATCAGCGAGAAGTTCGCATCGATCGAGGATCCGCTGAGGAAGGATATCCCCGCCGGATTGGTCATCATCAGCATCGGACTGTCGAACAAGCCAATCGTGGTGCCTCCCCGGCCAATGGTCTTGGCATTGAAGCCGACAATACGTGTTCCGTTCGTTGCAAAAGCCGTTGCCGCAAGCAGAGAAACCAGGAGAATGGTCCCAAGGCGCTTCATGGTGACTCCAGTCGTGAAGTAAACAGGGGGATAAGATCCAAGGAAATGAACTTGACAGCTTGTACTTACTGCAGTATATTGCTATAGTATAATATAGCAAACAATGGTATCTGATGCAATATGGCTGACCTCCTAACCGCTAAGCAGCTTCAAGATCTCCTGAAGATCGACAGGACCACTATCTACCGGATGCTCACGGATGGTCGTCTCAAGGGGGTAAAAGTGGGCAACCAGTGGCGTTTTCCCAAGGATGCCGTCGACGCCCTGCTTTCAGGCGTTCGACCGGACGACCAGGAAAAGCCGGGGGTATCGCACCAGGTCCTCCCGATCAACTGCATCCAGCCCATCCAGGACGTCTTTGCCGACATCACGCAGGTCAGCTCACTCACCACCGCACCTGACGGGACTCCCCTCACACGACTCAGCAGCCCCTGCGCTTTCTGCTCGTTGATCCTGGGCTCGGAGTCCGGGAAGGAGGCGTGCATCGCCTCATGGCGGAAGCTGGCAACGCAACCGGAAGTGAAACCCCGCTTCGTCACGTGCCACGCCGGGCTGCATTATGCCCGGGCCCGCGTCGAGATAGGCGACACGCTCGTGGCGATGTTCGTGGCGGGACAGTTCTATGCATCGGCTCCCGACAGCACAGAAGAGAAGGAACGCATCCGTTTGCTCGCGGCAACACACGGGATCGACGAGGGCCAACTGGCCAACGCAGCTCGCGAGGTCCCTGTCGTGGACGCACGGAAGGAAGCACAGATCGGTATATGGATGGAAAAGATCGCGGGAACCTTTGAGCATTTCGGAAAGGAACGCTCGGAGATGATGTCGCGCCTGCGCCGGATAGCGGATATCACTGCTATCACTCTGCCCTAGCCCCTCCCCCCCCGGGGCTCGGCCGGCCCCACCTCACGGCCGGCCGCTGGCACATACCCCCTTCATGAGAAGTGCTGTTCGAACACCCGCCGGAAATGCGATCCGTAGATGGCCAGGGTGATCGCCGTGGAGAACAGTCGCGGACGGCGGAACAGCGACCAGAAGAACAATTGCCAGTACTGCGCCCGCTCCCTCCCCACCATGCCGAGCAGGATCATTGACTTGACAACAGCAGCGAGTTGCACGAACCCGATCGGGGCCCGGTGCAATTGTTGCGGTTCGTGGGTCTGCAGGAACTCCGTGACCCTGCGATAGTATTCCCGGGGCGAGTAGACGGTGGCCAGTATCCGCCGGTATCCTTCCAGGAGGACCGCCCGTTCCATCCGCGGTGAGAAGTTCATCGAGAAATCCGTATTGTTCCCGGTGAACACATCCAGCAGGCGCTTCTCCTTCTTCAACCGTGCATGCAGCCTCGAGTTGATCGGTGCGTTCAGCAGCCCGACCATCGCTACCACGATGCCGCTCTCCCTGATGAACTGGATCAGTGCATCGAAGATCGCCGGGGGGTCATTGTCGAACCCGACGATGAATCCCCCCTGCACCTGCAACCCGGCCTTCTGGAGCACCTTCACGCTCGCGATCATGTCGCGCCCCCTGTTCGGGGTCTTCTTGCATTCATCCAGACTGCCGGGATTCGGGGTTTCGATCCCGACGAACACTTCTTCGAATCCCGCCCTTGCCACCATCTGCAGCAACTCATCATCATCGGCGAGGTTGAGCGAGGCTTCGGTCCCGAGCGAGAACGGATACCCATGACCCTCCATCCACGCGATCAGCGCCGGCAGGACCTCCTGCTTCAGTTTGTCCCTGTTCCCGATGAAGTTGTCATCCACGAAGAACACGTGGCCGCGCCAGCCCGTTGCATAGACGGCCTCCAGTTCTGCGATCACCTGTTCCGCGGACTTCGTGCGTGGCCGGCGTCCGTAGAGGACGGTGATGTCACAGAACTCACAATCATACGGGCAGCCGCGTGAGTACTGGACATTCATCGTGGCATAGTTCTCCAGGTCGATCAACTCCCACATCGGAAGCGGGGTCGTGGACAGATCGGCCCATGCGGCCGTCGTATAGCACGCTTGCGGCGTACCGCGCCGCAGATCTTCCAGGAACATCGGGAGGGTGATCTCGGCTTCATTCAGAACGAAATGCGCAACACCCGTGAACTCGGCATGCCGCGCCGTGAAGAGCGGCCCCCCAGCCACGACGGGAACACCGGCAGCATTGCAGCGCGCGATCACGGCACGTGCGGAATCTGCCTGCACGGACATCCCCCCGAGAAAGACGTAGTCCGCCCGGTGGAGATCCCGCTCGTCGAGGGGTGCACAATTGAGATCGACAAGCTTCTTCGTCCACTCCGGCGGGAGCAGTGCCGCAACCGTCAGCAACCCGAGAGGCGGCTGCCCCACCTTGCGCGAAATGAACGAGAGGGCGTGCTTGAAGGACCAGAACGTATCGGGATATTCGGGACAGACGAGAAGGATGTTCATCGGGGGCCTCCCACGGATCGCCGGACAGTGTGCATACACAGGGTACTCATCTCTTGCACAAATCTACGCCGACGTGCATGATGACCGCATCCATCAAAAGGATGAAAATGGAGCTAGATCCTCCAGGGTTGGTCACACCCAAAATAGTCCATTTATTTCTCGCTATTGGCCGCCGGAAATTGTATACTTACTCATTGATCATTTGTGATCGTTGTGTGGTTTTCACTGACGCCGTATCATCGGCGTGGGGTTCGCAAGGACCCGGCAGTCAAATCCGCGGCTTTCGGCAGAGAACGCTACCATGGTCAGTAAAGACAGGGTTGCGTTTTTTCGTTTGTAGGCACACTTCTGATTGTGGATGACCGTGTCCGCCGGCTGCGGATGTACATTACTTGAAAGGACGTGTTCCATGGAAAAAGGAACAGTCAAATGGTTCAACGGAGCCAAAGGCTTCGGATTTATCTCACGCGAAACCGGCGAGGATATCTTTGTGCATTTCAAAGAGATCGTCGGCGACGGCTACAAGACCCTCAACGAGGGTGACAGCGTCCAGTTCGAGGTGGTGCGCGGACCGAAGGGTCTGCAGGCCACCGGCGTGACACGGGCATAATCGCCCCGGCCCCCCAGGCCACACAACCCCGGTCGCTCAACGACCGGGGTTTTTTTGTCCCCGGTCATTCGACCGGAGAACCCAGAAAGGTAGTACGCTTCATGCCCGAACGGCGAACGCAACGGCCCCGTACACGTCTCACACTGCCCGACCCGCCGACCTCCAAACTCGACGACGTGCGAAAGAACGTCCGTAGCTTTATCCTGAACCCGACATCGATCGGAGAGTTTCACGAGGCGCTCCGCCGGTCGGCAGGCAACGATGAATTCGCCCCTCACCCTCTCAATGGCAAACGATTCCGGAAGATCGTGAGTGATGTGGTCCGGACACGAAAGAGTGATGCACAAAAACGCAGGGACACAGGAGAAGGGAAACAACGTCCATGACGCAGGATACCATACTCCGCGACACACTCGCACAACATTTACCCCGCCACCAATGGGTACCGATCGCTGACATCTACACCATGGTGGAACGCCGCATGTTCCTCGATGCCGACGACCGGTGCTGCTCCGGCCGGATCGCCCGTGTACCCCACTGGCACAAGAGCGTGCGAAGGATACTCTACGCCATGAGGCGTGAAGGAAGACTTCTCAGCCGTTTGAGCCAGTGATGGACGCTGGCCCCGCCATCACCATCACGATCACCTGACGTCGCGAGCCCCGACCCCGGGTACAACCCGCCGGCCGGGCCCCGGACGGACGCCTGGAGTCTACACGAGGAAGCTCAGGCCGAACGAGAACAGGAGCATGCTTCCCCGTTTCTCCTCCGTCAGTGTCTTTAAATAGCTTGCGCTGACATCCAAGGCTGTCCGCCGTGTCAGGTAATAGCGCATCCCGCCATTCACCCCCACCCATCCACGTTCCGCAGGATTCTTGAAATCCACCTTGTAGAAGGACGCCCCCACATACGGCACCGCCCGCGCATCTTTCATGAGAAATGAGTATGTGACGAATACCGTACTGCCAAAGGTCAGTGTTGTATTGCTCTTCTGCTCCGTCCGACCTGTCAGGGGTGCCACTGTGGTGACGGTGGCGGTGGTGATGGTGAGGGTGGGGCCAATGCCGATCTGAATATTGTCCGTGATGAAGGGGGCGAACTTCCCTGCGATCGTGCCGACGTTGACCGACACATCCGTGGCAAAGGTCGTGAAGTAGGAGCCCTGCAATTGCAGTTCAACATCCCCCTTCTGTTGTTGGGCCGGACACACTCCGGAGACGGAAACGAGAAGCAGGAACACGGCGGAGAACGTGGTCGCTCGCATGAGAAGGCTCCATATGGTGAGAAGGAACGGCATTCAGGGTTTCGTAGATGATACCGTATTCGGGGACGACCTGCCAGCACCATACGTCGCGTATCGGGCACCTGCAGATCATTCCACAATTGAAACAGCATTTCCTACCTGACTTTCTCCTGATTTCTGTCGATATTCCGGTGGTGCTCCCGGCCACGCCCGGGAGACGCACCCCACGGCCACTCTACCCGCTCTTTCAGCAGTTCATCCAACGCTGCCCGCGTTCCGTCCAAGGAGATCCATGCGATGCACTTAGCACCGGTCGACATTGCCATCATCATCGTGTACCTGATCGCTACCATGGCGATCGGCACGGCCTTCCAGCGGCGAGCCTCAAAGAAGCTGGATGCCTACTATCTCGCCAACC
The nucleotide sequence above comes from Ignavibacteriota bacterium. Encoded proteins:
- a CDS encoding outer membrane protein transport protein, with the protein product MKRLGTILLVSLLAATAFATNGTRIVGFNAKTIGRGGTTIGLFDSPMLMMTNPAGISFLSGSSIDANFSLMVPSLKFTNILNSEVEGKTNYFPMPGLAYAHQSPDAPLAWGVGVFTQGGMGADFSLKHQLFPTAQEYHSKLAVMQGGPSIAYKLTPQLSIGVSAHLVYSQLEFKMPYSLQPSIMQGIPNGVPAGMTFGALFSAPPAMGGFGYSEVTALADMSDLTGFSFGGKIGMAYNLNDDLSIGVSYTLPTSVTYKGGKASMDMTAQMNDAFGRAMQGYMAANPTATQQQAQAAVMAQFGGMGIDMTKGVVAAYDLNVTLKFPQSIGAGFSWKLAPQLRISAEAEWINWASAFDNMTLSMSNGNNVNINRMLGNSGSFEILFPMQWKDSYNVRFGGEYDLSRMFTVRAGYSYGSNPVPQETIFPVFPAIVENHLMAGASVNIAGPLSVHVAYEMALNKKQTAAAASQIAQEYNGSTSELGENLFHISLSWMLH
- a CDS encoding tetrathionate reductase family octaheme c-type cytochrome, translated to MKKIVLILAFLGLAILLAVGSLSRKESEATTLMTLKQRYAKKPVPSVNHALFPSLQEVFSSPQQVTAACIACHNQRHTEVMESNHWNWEREEYIAGRGVVYLGKKNAINNFCIGTRGNEQSCAKCHIGYGMDARGKVFTDSTNIDCLVCHDNTETYAKAPEKGGAPEPTLDLRAIAEHIGRPRRANCGVCHFFGGGGNNVKHGDLEMSMFEPAAATDIHMGTDGMNMVCVDCHQTEKHVIAGKLYSLASTNQHRATCEQCHTETPHADEILNEHTLKVACQSCHIPTYAKDNATKMFWDWSTAGRLKAGQPFVEEDSMGNHAYMSIKGSFQWAKNVTPEYAWFNGTASHYLLGDRVDDTTRALVLNQLHGSYADVSSKIIPVKIHRARQPFDPVNRILIQPKLYADKQGEGAFWKDFDWSTAATAGMKDVGLPFSGKISFITTSMYWPVNHMVSSKQETVPCAECHARTNGRLASLTDFYMPGRDYSDLVETGGIWLLILTLAGVVVHGSIRMVLALRAHRRRCTMSTRSVVVYKAFERFWHWLQAVLIFFLGFTGFEIHGAYTFFGFRDAVRYHNVAAIMLLLLIVFAIFWHLTTGEWRQYVPSLKNIRSQLNYYLFGIFRNAPHPTRKTVLSKLNPLQKITYFGLKVLVIPIIVTSGLLYMLYRYPQQYGIAALNIESLEVIAIAHTIGAFLLLSFVVGHLYLITTGETATSNLKAMLTGVEDLADHTAGPDATPHTTGTVISEENVS
- a CDS encoding B12-binding domain-containing radical SAM protein, translated to MNILLVCPEYPDTFWSFKHALSFISRKVGQPPLGLLTVAALLPPEWTKKLVDLNCAPLDERDLHRADYVFLGGMSVQADSARAVIARCNAAGVPVVAGGPLFTARHAEFTGVAHFVLNEAEITLPMFLEDLRRGTPQACYTTAAWADLSTTPLPMWELIDLENYATMNVQYSRGCPYDCEFCDITVLYGRRPRTKSAEQVIAELEAVYATGWRGHVFFVDDNFIGNRDKLKQEVLPALIAWMEGHGYPFSLGTEASLNLADDDELLQMVARAGFEEVFVGIETPNPGSLDECKKTPNRGRDMIASVKVLQKAGLQVQGGFIVGFDNDPPAIFDALIQFIRESGIVVAMVGLLNAPINSRLHARLKKEKRLLDVFTGNNTDFSMNFSPRMERAVLLEGYRRILATVYSPREYYRRVTEFLQTHEPQQLHRAPIGFVQLAAVVKSMILLGMVGRERAQYWQLFFWSLFRRPRLFSTAITLAIYGSHFRRVFEQHFS
- a CDS encoding PocR ligand-binding domain-containing protein, with protein sequence MADLLTAKQLQDLLKIDRTTIYRMLTDGRLKGVKVGNQWRFPKDAVDALLSGVRPDDQEKPGVSHQVLPINCIQPIQDVFADITQVSSLTTAPDGTPLTRLSSPCAFCSLILGSESGKEACIASWRKLATQPEVKPRFVTCHAGLHYARARVEIGDTLVAMFVAGQFYASAPDSTEEKERIRLLAATHGIDEGQLANAAREVPVVDARKEAQIGIWMEKIAGTFEHFGKERSEMMSRLRRIADITAITLP
- a CDS encoding cold-shock protein; the protein is MEKGTVKWFNGAKGFGFISRETGEDIFVHFKEIVGDGYKTLNEGDSVQFEVVRGPKGLQATGVTRA